In Buchnera aphidicola (Kaburagia rhusicola ensigallis), the following are encoded in one genomic region:
- the rnc gene encoding ribonuclease III, protein MNHNVVRKLQKTLGYTFVKKHLLIQALTHRSANSKHNERLEFLGDSILSFVIANALYHYFPNVNEGDMSRMRATLVRGHTLAKIAHEFNLGYYLQLGQGELKSGGFRRESILANTIEALIGSIFLDSNLITVEKLILKWYQKRLEKISPGDTQKDPKTRLQEYLQSKHLPLPLYLVEKVYGEAHNQLFTIFCEISGINEKSIGIGSSRRKAEQEAAQNALIKLGLE, encoded by the coding sequence ATGAATCATAATGTAGTTCGAAAATTACAAAAAACTCTAGGATATACTTTTGTTAAAAAACATTTGTTAATTCAAGCATTAACACATAGAAGCGCAAATAGCAAACACAATGAAAGACTTGAATTCTTAGGGGATTCTATTTTAAGTTTCGTTATAGCTAACGCTCTTTATCATTACTTTCCGAACGTTAATGAAGGAGATATGAGTCGAATGCGGGCAACTTTAGTTAGAGGGCATACTTTAGCGAAAATAGCACATGAGTTTAATTTAGGTTACTATCTACAATTAGGACAAGGAGAGCTCAAAAGTGGGGGTTTTAGAAGAGAATCGATATTAGCAAATACTATAGAAGCGCTTATTGGAAGTATATTTTTAGACAGTAATTTAATAACAGTTGAAAAATTAATTTTAAAGTGGTATCAAAAAAGATTAGAAAAAATTAGTCCTGGAGATACTCAAAAAGATCCAAAAACTAGATTACAGGAATATCTACAATCAAAACATTTACCATTGCCTTTATATTTAGTAGAAAAAGTATATGGAGAAGCGCATAATCAATTATTTACTATTTTCTGCGAAATTTCTGGAATCAATGAAAAATCAATTGGGATTGGCTCTAGTCGAAGAAAAGCAGAACAAGAAGCTGCACAAAATGCTTTAATAAAATTAGGATTGGAATGA
- the lepB gene encoding signal peptidase I: MIKNGIQFLASFFPIFLIAFLIRSFLYEPFQISSGSMMPTLLVGDLILVQKFAYGIKNPITNTTLIDTNTPKYGDIAVFKYPKNMHLNYIKRIVGLPGDTITYNSLTKDLIVKHSSMHSKNDQNKILISHIDLKPSNYIQTFHNNIFHLNTCTENIKDLKYQILFSKEMIDQKIMYFKQFNQKQGTWIVPKNMYFVMGDNRDNSLDSRYWGFVPDKNLIGKATFIWMSSERKKNSWLTEIRMNRIGSIY; this comes from the coding sequence TTGATTAAAAATGGAATTCAATTTTTAGCATCTTTTTTTCCTATATTCCTCATAGCATTTTTAATTCGATCTTTTTTATATGAACCATTTCAAATCTCATCTGGATCAATGATGCCTACGTTGTTAGTAGGAGATCTTATATTAGTGCAAAAATTCGCATATGGGATTAAAAATCCAATTACTAATACTACATTAATTGATACAAATACCCCCAAGTATGGAGATATAGCAGTTTTTAAATATCCTAAAAATATGCACTTAAACTATATTAAAAGAATAGTTGGATTGCCTGGTGATACAATTACTTATAATTCATTAACAAAAGATTTAATTGTAAAACATAGTAGCATGCATTCAAAAAACGACCAAAATAAAATCCTCATTTCTCATATTGATTTAAAACCAAGTAATTATATCCAAACATTTCATAACAATATTTTTCATTTAAATACATGTACAGAAAATATAAAAGATTTAAAATATCAGATATTATTTTCAAAAGAAATGATAGATCAAAAAATTATGTATTTCAAACAATTTAATCAAAAACAAGGAACTTGGATAGTTCCAAAAAACATGTATTTTGTAATGGGTGATAATAGAGACAACAGTTTAGATAGCCGCTATTGGGGATTTGTTCCAGATAAGAATTTAATAGGAAAAGCTACTTTTATATGGATGAGTTCAGAGAGAAAAAAAAATAGTTGGCTAACAGAAATTCGAATGAATCGTATCGGAAGCATATATTAA
- the lepA gene encoding translation elongation factor 4, translated as MKEIRNFCIIAHIDHGKSTISDRFIQICGGLSKREMCSQVLDSMELERERGITIKAQSVTIQYTSIKNKKYQLNFIDTPGHVDFSYEVSRSLSACEGVLLIVDSVQGVEAQTVSNCHKAINMNLKIIPVLNKIDLPNANPIKVEKDIKNIIGISTENSIYCSAKTGEGITNLLECIIHNIAPPKGNINNEFQALIIDSWFDNYLGVVSLICIKNGILKKKSKIKIMSTGKIYSVEKIGIFTPKRIYRDYLECGEIGWIICGIRSIIGAPVGDTLTTIYSNSEYTLPGFKKVKPKIYAGLFTTKSNQFNTFKNALEKLSLNDTSLFYEIETSIALGFGFRCGFLGLLHMEIIKERLEREYNLEIITTAPTVVYKIITSEDKIFFLDSPSKLPELNKIKKIQEPIAKCKILLPIQYLGKILLLCSQKRGIQNNIIYYENQVLLCYNIPMSEIILNFFDQLKSESSGYASLEYDFESYQTSDMKKLDILINYKKIDSLSLIIHKKQSTMQGRVIIEKMKSLIPRHQFNIVIQAMIGTKVIARSTVKQLRKNVLAKCYGGDVTRKKKLLEKQKTGKKKMKKIGNVNIPQEVFLSILNNKMNLKYGQ; from the coding sequence ATGAAAGAAATAAGAAATTTTTGTATTATTGCCCATATAGACCATGGAAAATCAACTATATCTGACAGATTTATTCAAATTTGTGGTGGTTTATCAAAACGAGAAATGTGCTCCCAAGTATTAGATTCAATGGAATTAGAAAGAGAACGAGGCATTACCATTAAAGCACAGAGTGTTACAATACAGTATACATCCATAAAAAATAAAAAATATCAATTAAATTTCATTGATACACCAGGTCATGTAGACTTTTCCTACGAAGTATCACGTTCTTTATCTGCTTGTGAAGGTGTTTTATTGATTGTAGATTCAGTACAAGGAGTAGAAGCACAAACCGTATCTAATTGTCATAAAGCTATAAATATGAACCTAAAAATTATACCCGTATTAAATAAAATTGATTTACCCAATGCTAATCCTATTAAAGTAGAAAAAGACATAAAAAATATTATAGGAATTTCTACTGAAAATTCAATATATTGTTCAGCAAAAACAGGTGAAGGTATTACAAATTTATTAGAATGCATTATTCACAACATTGCACCTCCTAAAGGTAATATAAATAACGAATTTCAAGCATTGATTATTGATTCATGGTTTGATAATTATTTAGGAGTAGTATCTTTAATTTGTATTAAAAATGGAATTCTCAAAAAAAAATCTAAAATTAAAATCATGAGTACAGGAAAAATCTATTCTGTAGAAAAAATAGGAATATTTACTCCAAAACGCATATATAGAGATTATTTAGAATGTGGAGAAATAGGTTGGATTATTTGCGGAATCAGAAGCATTATTGGTGCTCCTGTAGGAGATACTTTGACTACCATTTATAGTAATTCAGAATATACATTACCTGGTTTTAAAAAAGTTAAACCAAAAATTTACGCAGGATTATTTACAACTAAATCTAATCAATTTAACACTTTTAAGAATGCATTAGAGAAACTAAGTTTAAACGATACGTCTTTATTTTATGAAATTGAAACTTCTATAGCATTAGGGTTTGGATTTAGATGCGGATTTTTAGGACTACTACATATGGAAATTATAAAAGAGAGGTTAGAAAGAGAATATAATTTAGAAATAATAACTACTGCTCCTACGGTAGTATATAAAATCATAACATCCGAAGATAAAATATTTTTTCTTGATTCTCCATCTAAACTTCCCGAACTAAACAAAATTAAGAAAATTCAAGAGCCTATTGCTAAATGTAAAATTCTACTTCCAATTCAATATTTAGGAAAAATATTGCTATTATGTTCACAAAAAAGAGGAATACAAAATAATATAATTTATTATGAAAATCAAGTATTATTGTGTTATAACATACCCATGTCAGAAATTATATTAAACTTTTTTGATCAATTAAAATCTGAATCGAGTGGGTATGCATCATTAGAATACGATTTTGAATCGTATCAAACTTCTGATATGAAAAAATTAGATATACTCATTAATTATAAAAAAATTGATTCTTTATCATTAATAATTCATAAAAAACAATCTACTATGCAAGGACGCGTAATAATAGAAAAAATGAAATCATTAATTCCTCGACATCAATTTAACATTGTTATTCAAGCCATGATAGGTACAAAAGTCATTGCACGTTCTACTGTCAAACAATTAAGAAAAAATGTATTAGCAAAATGTTATGGAGGAGATGTAACTAGAAAGAAAAAATTATTAGAAAAACAAAAAACTGGCAAGAAAAAAATGAAAAAAATAGGAAATGTCAATATACCTCAAGAAGTATTTTTATCTATTTTAAATAACAAAATGAACTTAAAATATGGTCAATAA
- the mnmA gene encoding tRNA 2-thiouridine(34) synthase MnmA: MLKLKKKVILAMSGGVDSSVSAWMLKQQNYHVEGLFMKNWEESDNDFYCSAKQDLEDAEHVCRQLGIYLNTVNFSFEYWENVFQVFIKEYQLGRTPNPDILCNKEIKFKVFYEFAVNNLGADFIATGHYVQKKYFKKSSFLLRGIDLDKDQSYFLYTINKNILDKCLFPLGKFTKKTVRNIAKSLNLIVSDKKDSTGICFINPKNINHFLNVYVPQKKGDIVTPCGKIIGQHNGLAHYTLGQRKGLGVGGIKGIQNIPWYVVDKNIVRNSLTVAQGINNDYLMSIGLIAYQLHWINRIQLSNVPFFCSVKIRYCHKDVSCQIFLYKKKFVKVLFQNPISSITPGQSAVFYLSELCLGGGIIKTRLPILSL; the protein is encoded by the coding sequence ATGTTGAAATTAAAAAAAAAAGTGATTTTAGCTATGTCTGGGGGTGTAGATTCATCTGTATCTGCATGGATGTTGAAGCAACAAAACTATCACGTAGAAGGTTTGTTTATGAAAAATTGGGAGGAAAGTGACAACGATTTTTATTGTTCTGCAAAACAAGATTTGGAAGACGCTGAGCATGTTTGTCGTCAATTGGGCATTTATCTCAATACAGTAAACTTTTCTTTTGAATATTGGGAAAATGTATTTCAAGTGTTTATAAAAGAATATCAATTAGGTAGAACACCTAATCCTGATATATTATGTAATAAGGAAATAAAATTTAAAGTATTTTACGAATTTGCTGTTAATAATTTAGGAGCTGATTTTATTGCAACTGGTCATTACGTGCAAAAAAAATATTTTAAAAAATCATCGTTTTTATTACGTGGCATTGACCTTGACAAAGATCAAAGTTATTTTTTATATACCATTAATAAAAATATTCTTGATAAGTGTTTATTTCCATTAGGAAAATTTACCAAAAAAACAGTGCGTAATATAGCTAAAAGTTTAAATTTAATTGTGTCTGATAAAAAAGATTCTACTGGGATTTGTTTTATAAATCCAAAGAATATTAATCATTTTTTAAATGTTTATGTTCCTCAAAAGAAAGGAGATATAGTTACACCTTGTGGCAAAATAATAGGACAGCATAATGGATTAGCGCATTATACTTTAGGTCAAAGAAAAGGATTAGGAGTTGGAGGAATTAAGGGTATTCAAAACATTCCATGGTATGTAGTAGATAAAAACATTGTACGTAATTCTCTAACTGTTGCTCAAGGTATAAATAATGATTATTTAATGTCTATAGGATTGATAGCATATCAGTTACATTGGATAAATCGTATTCAGCTAAGTAACGTTCCTTTTTTTTGTTCAGTGAAAATTCGATATTGTCATAAAGATGTTTCATGTCAAATATTTTTATATAAGAAAAAATTTGTTAAGGTATTGTTTCAAAATCCAATTTCATCCATTACTCCTGGACAATCTGCAGTGTTCTATTTGTCTGAGTTATGTCTTGGGGGGGGGATAATTAAAACAAGATTACCTATTTTATCACTATAA
- the hflD gene encoding high frequency lysogenization protein HflD: MTKNFYSIMLSLSGICQSVAIVCQLSQTGICNNDAFKISIDSILNINPETTLSVYGNSEKNLQLGITTLLSLLHNSNSYDTSAKMLRYILKIMILEKKLKKNAIYNEMLFQRISELIKKNVNGFSSYDILTDHLSEIYLNIISKLGSRIQVFGSPEILKNILIQNKIRCALFSGIRSAVLWRQVGGNFFQFIFFRNQIYNQANNVFKKFSS; encoded by the coding sequence GTGACAAAGAATTTTTATTCGATTATGTTGTCTCTTTCTGGAATATGTCAATCTGTTGCTATTGTGTGTCAACTGTCTCAAACTGGAATTTGTAATAATGATGCATTTAAAATTAGTATTGATAGTATTTTAAATATTAATCCCGAAACTACATTATCTGTATATGGGAATTCAGAAAAAAATTTACAGTTGGGTATAACAACGTTATTATCTTTATTACATAATTCTAATAGTTATGATACTTCAGCAAAAATGTTACGCTATATATTAAAAATAATGATTTTAGAAAAAAAATTAAAAAAAAATGCTATTTATAATGAAATGTTATTTCAACGTATTTCTGAATTAATTAAAAAAAATGTTAATGGCTTTAGTTCATATGATATATTAACTGATCATTTATCAGAAATATATTTAAATATAATCAGTAAGTTAGGATCTCGTATTCAAGTATTTGGATCACCAGAAATTCTAAAAAATATATTAATACAGAACAAAATTCGTTGTGCTTTATTTTCAGGAATTCGTTCGGCTGTTTTGTGGAGGCAGGTAGGTGGTAATTTTTTTCAATTTATTTTTTTTAGAAATCAAATATATAATCAAGCAAACAATGTATTTAAAAAATTTTCTTCTTAA
- the purB gene encoding adenylosuccinate lyase: MILSSLTAISPIDGRYNSHTVKLREIFSEYAFLKFRVKVEILWLKKLLTLHEIKLFEREDEKINFHLDEIINNFNENDAQNIKKLEKTINHDVKSIEYFLKDKLFKILGTHRIINFVHFSCTSEDINNLAYSLMLKTAKEKIIIPMWENIIKEIKKIISHYYNFPILSRTHGQPATPSTIGKEMVNFSYRIERQLKQLKKINLLGKINGSTGNYNAHFSAYPNVNWHQISQEFVVSLGLVWNPYTTQIEPHDYISEFFSCIARVNTILINFNQDMWGYISLNYFIQKNNSNEVGSSIMPHKINPINFEKSEGNLGLSNAIINHFVSKLPISRWQRDLSDSTVLRNIGSVIAYSVIAYDSLILGMQKLKVNEVQLLEDLDKHWEILAEPIHTVMCKYGIRDAYDKLKLLTRGNKINSAIIHSYINSLTIPEEEKIQLIQLTPMNYLGLATKLAKNFKNQQYYE, encoded by the coding sequence ATGATATTATCATCTTTAACTGCTATTTCACCTATTGATGGACGTTATAATAGTCATACTGTTAAACTGAGAGAAATTTTTAGCGAATATGCATTCTTAAAATTTCGAGTAAAAGTTGAGATTTTGTGGTTAAAAAAACTGTTAACATTACATGAAATAAAGTTATTTGAACGAGAAGATGAAAAAATTAATTTTCATCTTGATGAAATTATAAATAATTTTAATGAAAATGATGCTCAAAATATAAAAAAATTAGAAAAAACTATTAATCATGATGTAAAATCAATAGAATATTTTTTAAAAGATAAATTGTTTAAAATTCTAGGAACACATCGTATCATAAACTTTGTACACTTTTCTTGTACTTCAGAAGATATAAATAATTTAGCTTATTCTCTAATGCTGAAAACTGCTAAAGAAAAAATTATCATTCCGATGTGGGAAAATATCATTAAAGAAATAAAAAAAATTATATCTCATTATTATAATTTTCCTATTTTGTCTCGTACTCATGGCCAACCAGCCACTCCTTCTACTATAGGAAAAGAAATGGTTAATTTTTCTTATAGAATAGAACGTCAACTAAAACAGTTAAAAAAAATCAATTTATTAGGAAAAATTAACGGTTCTACAGGAAATTATAATGCTCATTTTTCTGCTTATCCTAATGTAAATTGGCATCAAATTAGTCAAGAATTTGTGGTTTCTCTTGGATTGGTTTGGAACCCTTACACTACTCAAATTGAACCACATGATTATATTTCTGAATTTTTTAGTTGCATAGCCAGAGTTAACACAATTCTAATTAATTTTAACCAAGATATGTGGGGATATATTTCATTAAACTATTTTATTCAAAAAAATAATTCAAATGAAGTAGGATCTTCTATTATGCCTCATAAAATCAATCCTATAAATTTTGAAAAATCTGAAGGTAATCTCGGGCTTTCTAACGCTATAATAAACCATTTCGTTAGCAAGTTACCTATTTCTCGCTGGCAGAGGGATTTAAGTGATTCTACAGTATTACGAAATATAGGATCGGTAATTGCCTATTCAGTAATAGCATATGATTCCCTGATATTAGGAATGCAAAAATTAAAAGTAAATGAAGTACAATTATTAGAAGATTTAGATAAACATTGGGAAATATTAGCAGAACCAATTCATACTGTAATGTGTAAATATGGGATAAGAGATGCTTATGATAAATTGAAGTTATTAACTAGAGGAAATAAAATTAATTCAGCTATAATTCATAGTTATATCAATAGTTTAACTATTCCAGAAGAGGAAAAAATACAATTAATTCAATTAACACCCATGAATTATTTAGGATTAGCAACAAAATTAGCAAAAAATTTTAAAAATCAACAGTACTATGAATAA
- a CDS encoding transglycosylase SLT domain-containing protein yields the protein MFFSGLYHVDKRHDIYYKTHNNNRFCSTKFIKSWSSIIKKSSKKYNVDPKLIKSIICIESSGNKKATSRSHAVGLMQIKPLSAGKEVYRFKKKDGHPSVYDLYNPKINIDIGTAYIHILQNRDLVGINNTEMLRYATIVSYVNGSDTLLKILSNNRKIAVKKINKMTKREFFHYIKKNIQPCKLGNILKK from the coding sequence ATGTTTTTTTCTGGATTATATCATGTAGATAAAAGACATGATATTTATTATAAAACACATAATAATAATCGATTTTGTTCTACTAAATTTATAAAGTCTTGGTCTAGCATAATTAAAAAGTCTTCAAAGAAGTATAATGTTGATCCGAAATTAATTAAATCTATTATTTGTATCGAATCATCTGGAAACAAAAAAGCTACTAGCCGTTCTCATGCTGTTGGATTGATGCAAATAAAACCTTTAAGTGCTGGTAAAGAAGTGTATCGTTTTAAAAAAAAAGATGGTCACCCATCTGTTTATGATTTATATAATCCTAAAATTAATATTGACATAGGAACAGCATACATTCATATTTTACAAAATAGGGATTTAGTAGGCATCAATAATACAGAAATGTTAAGATATGCTACGATTGTATCGTATGTAAATGGTTCAGATACGTTGTTAAAAATTTTATCTAATAATAGAAAAATAGCAGTAAAAAAAATAAATAAAATGACAAAAAGAGAATTTTTTCATTACATAAAAAAAAACATCCAGCCTTGCAAGCTTGGAAATATCTTGAAAAAATAA
- a CDS encoding enoyl-ACP reductase — protein sequence MGFMKGKKILITGIANRYSIAFGIAKAMHAQKATLALTYHLDKVKEKVYSLAQELGINIVFPCDVSSDESIKTLFFNISKKWKKFDGFVHAIAFSPRNQMSGDYVSNITRSDFSRVHDISSYSFVGMAKECRSMLKKNSSILTLSYIGSKKVIPNYNIMGVAKASLESNVRYMAHSMGIDSIRVNAISSAPIKTLSSYGIKNFRKMLNFSNSITFSNHPVTIQDIGNTAAFLCSNLSKGITGQTIYVDGGFNITTMNKLDNEPH from the coding sequence ATGGGTTTTATGAAAGGTAAAAAAATTTTGATTACTGGAATAGCAAATCGGTATTCTATTGCTTTCGGTATAGCAAAAGCAATGCATGCACAAAAAGCTACATTAGCATTGACATATCATCTCGATAAGGTGAAAGAAAAAGTGTATTCTTTAGCACAAGAATTAGGAATTAACATTGTTTTTCCGTGCGATGTTTCTAGTGATGAAAGTATTAAAACATTGTTTTTTAATATATCAAAAAAATGGAAAAAATTTGATGGTTTTGTTCATGCTATTGCTTTTTCTCCACGAAATCAAATGTCCGGAGATTATGTTAGCAATATAACTAGAAGCGACTTTTCTCGCGTGCATGATATTAGTTCTTACAGCTTCGTTGGAATGGCTAAAGAATGTCGATCAATGTTAAAAAAAAATTCTTCAATTTTAACTTTAAGTTATATAGGTTCTAAAAAAGTGATACCCAATTATAATATTATGGGTGTTGCTAAAGCTTCTTTAGAATCTAATGTGAGATATATGGCTCATAGTATGGGAATTGACAGTATCAGAGTAAATGCAATATCATCTGCCCCTATTAAGACTTTATCTTCATATGGAATAAAAAATTTTCGAAAAATGTTAAATTTTAGTAATAGTATCACTTTTAGTAATCACCCGGTTACTATTCAAGATATAGGTAATACTGCAGCATTTTTATGTTCTAATTTATCTAAGGGTATTACTGGTCAGACAATTTATGTAGATGGAGGATTTAATATTACTACTATGAATAAATTAGATAATGAACCACATTGA
- a CDS encoding exoribonuclease II, translating into MFRNHPLLSRLKKKLHSKITRIEGIVKSTEKGFGFLEIDSRTSYFIPPRKMKRVMHGDRIIAQLKIEHAREIVCPERLVEPFLSKFVGRVQKIKNTFYIKPDYPFLKELIVCVISGSFLNNIRTGDWVMAVLIQHKLRGDCRFSAELIKFIAEHKNPLVPWLVTLSRHKLDISEPKLNKSEVIFHDHHSRIDLTNLNFITIDHSSTKDIDDALFIEKEVLGMFSLIVAIADPTAYIPLGSILDDIAFKRGFTNYLPGLNVPMLPRFLSEDKCSLKMNQRRPAVACKIFFNYDGTILHEKTNFFLTWIKSKSQLSYESVSDWLEHKGTWRPESHLVANQLSLLNELCILRTRWRKKNALLFKERPEYFFKISDTFKVLGICIESKRIANKIIEEAMIAANVCAAQLLSDKLGFGVYNIHSGFESINAECAVSLLSKYDLLFDINQIQTLEGFCKLRRTLDDMSNEYLNNRIQKFLSFGEINSIPSPHFALGLPIYATWTSPIRKYGDIVNHRLLKIIITGIGEALPPSNEILSKITDIRRRIRVAKRDIENWLYTSFLKKTNCENKVFNAKITDIFRSGMKVKLLENGANVFIPAPFLHNVKHELVCDKEKGIVYITGKEYYTISNMIQVVLTDIKTDTRRIIGKPI; encoded by the coding sequence ATGTTTCGTAATCATCCATTGCTGTCACGATTAAAAAAAAAATTGCATTCTAAGATAACTCGTATTGAAGGAATTGTAAAAAGTACAGAAAAAGGATTTGGATTTTTAGAAATAGATTCACGAACTAGTTATTTTATACCACCTCGAAAAATGAAACGCGTTATGCATGGAGATCGTATTATAGCTCAATTGAAAATTGAACATGCTCGAGAAATTGTTTGTCCAGAAAGGTTAGTAGAACCATTTTTGTCGAAATTTGTTGGAAGAGTTCAAAAAATAAAAAATACTTTTTATATAAAACCGGATTATCCATTTTTAAAAGAACTAATTGTTTGTGTTATTTCTGGTTCATTTCTGAACAACATTCGCACTGGAGATTGGGTGATGGCTGTATTAATTCAGCACAAATTAAGAGGAGATTGTAGATTTTCTGCTGAATTAATTAAGTTTATTGCAGAACATAAAAATCCATTAGTACCATGGTTAGTGACTCTTTCACGACATAAATTAGACATATCAGAACCTAAATTAAATAAATCTGAGGTAATTTTTCATGATCATCATTCAAGAATAGATTTGACTAATTTAAATTTTATCACTATTGATCATAGTTCTACAAAGGATATTGATGATGCCTTGTTTATAGAAAAAGAAGTATTAGGAATGTTTAGTTTAATTGTAGCTATTGCTGATCCTACTGCTTATATCCCTTTGGGAAGTATATTAGACGATATTGCATTCAAAAGAGGATTTACTAACTATTTACCTGGTTTAAATGTTCCTATGCTACCTCGTTTTTTATCAGAAGATAAGTGTTCATTAAAGATGAACCAACGTCGCCCTGCTGTAGCATGCAAGATTTTTTTTAATTATGATGGAACTATATTACATGAAAAAACTAATTTCTTTTTAACGTGGATCAAATCTAAATCTCAATTGTCATACGAATCTGTATCTGACTGGTTAGAACATAAGGGAACATGGCGTCCAGAATCTCATTTAGTAGCTAATCAATTATCTTTATTAAATGAGTTATGTATTTTAAGAACTCGATGGAGAAAAAAAAATGCATTATTGTTTAAAGAACGTCCAGAGTATTTTTTTAAAATATCAGATACTTTTAAAGTATTAGGAATTTGTATTGAATCTAAACGTATAGCTAATAAAATTATTGAAGAAGCCATGATAGCAGCTAATGTATGTGCGGCTCAATTATTGTCAGATAAACTAGGTTTTGGAGTATATAATATACATTCTGGATTTGAATCTATTAATGCAGAGTGCGCTGTTTCATTATTATCTAAATATGACCTTTTATTTGATATTAATCAAATTCAAACATTAGAAGGATTTTGTAAATTACGACGTACGTTGGATGACATGTCAAATGAATATCTTAATAATCGTATTCAAAAATTTTTATCTTTTGGAGAAATAAATAGTATACCAAGTCCTCATTTTGCTTTGGGATTACCAATTTATGCTACGTGGACATCACCTATTAGAAAATACGGAGATATAGTTAATCATCGTCTTTTAAAAATAATTATTACAGGTATTGGTGAAGCTCTTCCACCTAGTAATGAAATTTTATCAAAAATTACTGATATACGTCGTCGTATTAGAGTTGCAAAAAGAGACATAGAAAATTGGTTGTATACTTCTTTTTTAAAAAAAACAAATTGTGAAAATAAAGTTTTTAATGCTAAGATAACTGATATATTTCGTTCTGGAATGAAAGTTAAATTGTTGGAAAATGGAGCAAATGTATTCATACCAGCTCCCTTTTTACATAATGTCAAACATGAATTAGTTTGCGATAAAGAAAAGGGAATTGTGTATATTACTGGAAAGGAATATTATACTATTTCTAATATGATTCAAGTTGTATTAACGGACATAAAAACAGACACAAGAAGAATAATAGGCAAACCAATTTAA
- a CDS encoding YchE family NAAT transporter, with translation MHISVFDLSEYISFFFSLFALVNPIGMIPIFTSMTNFQSIEERNQTNFTANLAVVFILFFSLLFGNIVLDLFNISLSSFRISGGILIISIAFSMVNGKLIASIKDNNNKNVQNSFTDSIAVVPLAMPLIAGPGAISATIIWSTHYSSWINTLGCTITIILFSLLCWCLFKIAPLIANIIGESGINIMTRIMGLLLMSIGIEFIVAGLKSIFFSYI, from the coding sequence ATGCATATTTCTGTGTTTGATTTGTCCGAATATATAAGTTTTTTTTTCAGCTTATTTGCTTTAGTTAATCCTATCGGAATGATTCCAATTTTTACCAGTATGACTAATTTTCAGTCTATAGAGGAAAGAAATCAAACAAATTTTACTGCAAATTTAGCAGTAGTTTTTATTTTATTTTTTTCTTTACTTTTTGGTAACATTGTTTTAGATTTATTTAATATTTCTTTAAGTTCTTTTCGGATTTCAGGAGGAATATTAATCATTTCTATCGCATTTTCTATGGTAAATGGGAAGTTAATAGCCAGTATAAAAGATAATAACAACAAAAATGTACAAAACAGTTTTACAGATAGTATTGCAGTGGTTCCGCTAGCTATGCCTCTAATAGCGGGTCCAGGAGCAATTAGTGCTACTATCATTTGGAGTACTCACTATTCTAGTTGGATTAATACGTTAGGATGTACTATTACAATAATTCTCTTTTCGTTATTATGTTGGTGTCTATTCAAAATTGCACCTTTAATTGCAAATATCATAGGTGAAAGTGGAATTAATATTATGACTCGAATTATGGGTTTACTATTGATGTCTATAGGTATAGAATTTATCGTCGCTGGTTTAAAGTCTATTTTTTTTAGTTATATTTGA